The following are encoded together in the Glycine max cultivar Williams 82 chromosome 8, Glycine_max_v4.0, whole genome shotgun sequence genome:
- the LOC100817598 gene encoding protein TORNADO 1, with amino-acid sequence MASNQTLKELQWVQQAIKSEALNLQSISFYLSQPTSGCYQETDNSISINISKENLPFFSLLLTTLAAPRSTNSSSLRNLEFHRVEWDSQHVRNLGTLLGNNQNVQQVVFRRNRFNGKSLLELSDILKTNKVIKEIMLSESGIGSVGAGLIASALMVNDSLEELQIWEDSIGSRGAEELSKMIEVNSTLKLLTIFDSNAITATPLISSVLARNRRMEVHVWSGENGDKSSKVVEFVPENNTLRIYKLNLSGTCRVTCSLGMNFTVKLLDMTGVKLKSRCAKEFRWVLEQNQTLKEVNLSRTCLKDKGIVYVAAGLFKNRSLQTLHLSGNLFSGIGVEHLLCPLSRFSALQMQANTTLTCVTFGGGRTRIGRDGLAAIIQFLITNETVRKLGIHDDESLRSDDFVKIFKNLEKNASLKCLSLQGCKRVEGETLLQTIMETLQINPWIEDIDLSRTPLHNSGMTRGIYQRLGQNEKTEPEMDLVKDMPLTEPKSCRVFFCGQECAGKTTLCHSISQNFSASSLPYFDQVRTIVNPVEQAVKTAGMKIKTFKDEDTRISIWNLAGQHEFLSLHDLMFPGHGSASFFIIISSLFRKPSNKEPKSSTEIEEDLQYWLRFIVSNSKRAIQQCMLPSVAVVLTHFDKINQPSPNLQHTVDSIQRLRDKFQGYVEFYPTVFTVDARSSASVSKLTHHIRKTSKTILQRVPRVYQLCNDLIQILSDWRSENYNKPAMKWKEFGELCQVKVPSLRIRSRNDNKERVEMKRRAIATCLHHIGEVIYFDELGFLILDCEWFCGEALGQLIKLNVRKQHSSENNGFVSRKELEKILRGSLQSPIPGMGSKVFENLDASDLVRMMLKLELCYEQDPSDPNSLLLIPSILEEGRGKPQKWQLSMQDCVYAGRHLECDDSSHMFLTPGFFPRLQVHLHNRLEALKDQHGATYSLEKYLILISINGIYIRVELGGQLGYYIDVLACSTKNLTETLRVINQLIIPAIQSICHGITLTENVIRPECVRKLTPPRYRKTQFASLQQLKQALLSLPADGMYDYQHTWSPVLDSGRPILQDGFDFARDLLSDDDFREVLHRRYHDLYNLSLELQVPPENNPEGQGQSVTMIDEAAKVEPTFGGIAKGVEAVLERLKIIEQEIRDLKQEIQGLRYYEHRLLLELHRKVNHLATFNVQVEERKVPNMIYFVKTENYTRRLVTTMLSGMNALRLHMLCEFRGQMHVVEDQMGCEIMQVDNAAVKSLAPYMKKFMTLVTLALKIGAHLAAGMGQMIPDLSKEVAHLAGSSVLYGAAGATAAGVVGAAAIGSRNRSREGSRDIQQDLRAAQQWVVDFLRERSCSSGKDIAEKFGLWRVRYRDNGQIAWICRRHMYARSAEIIEVPV; translated from the exons ATGGCATCAAACCAGACCCTGAAAGAGCTACAATGGGTTCAGCAAGCAATCAAATCTGAGGCCCTAAATCTGCAAAGTATTTCCTTCTACCTCTCTCAACCAACCTCAGGCTGTTATCAAGAAACAGACAACTCCATAAGCATAAACATTTCCAAGGAAAATCTTCCATTCTTTTCCCTCCTCTTGACAACACTAGCAGCACCTAGGAGTACCAACTCTTCCTCCTTGAGAAACTTGGAGTTCCACAGAGTTGAATGGGACTCACAACATGTAAGAAATCTTGGCACCTTGCTTGGGAATAACCAAAATGTACAACAAGTGGTTTTTAGAAGAAACAGGTTCAATGGAAAAAGCCTGTTAGAGCTTTCTGACATTCTGAAGACAAATAAAGTGATCAAAGAGATCATGCTTTCAGAATCAGGTATAGGGTCTGTTGGAGCTGGACTCATTGCTTCTGCTCTTATGGTGAATGATAGTTTGGAGGAGCTTCAGATATGGGAAGATTCAATAGGGTCAAGAGGTGCTGAGGAGCTTTCCAAGATGATTGAAGTTAACTCAACTCTTAAGCTTTTGACAATTTTTGACTCAAATGCCATCACAGCTACCCCTCTTATATCTTCCGTTTTGGCAAGGAACAGAAGGATGGAAGTTCATGTTTGGAGTGGGGAAAATGGGGACAAAAGTTCCAAGGTGGTTGAGTTTGTACCTGAGAACAACACACTTAGGATTTACAAGCTTAACCTGTCAGGCACTTGTAGGGTTACTTGCTCTTTAGGGATGAACTTCACCGTGAAGTTGCTTGACATGACTGGTGTCAAGCTAAAGTCGCGGTGTGCTAAGGAATTTCGGTGGGTTTTGGAACAAAACCAGACCCTCAAAGAGGTTAACTTGTCTAGAACATGCCTTAAAGACAAGGGCATTGTGTATGTTGCAGCTGGCCTCTTTAAGAACAGAAGTCTGCAAACCTTACATCTAAGTGGAAATTTGTTCAGTGGAATAGGTGTGGAGCATCTACTATGCCCTTTGAGTAGATTTTCAGCACTGCAAATGCAAGCCAACACTACCTTGACATGTGTTACTTTTGGAGGAGGGAGAACAAGAATAGGAAGGGATGGTCTAGCTGCTATTATACAGTTTCTTATAACCAATGAAACAGTGAGGAAATTGGGGATTCATGATGATGAGAGTTTGAGATCGGATGACTTCGTTAAAATTTTCAAGAATTTGGAGAAGAATGCTAGCTTGAAATGCTTGTCTCTACAAGGCTGCAAACGTGTGGAGGGAGAGACATTGCTGCAGACAATTATGGAGACACTGCAGATAAATCCTTGGATTGAAGATATTGATCTCTCAAGAACACCTTTACACAACTCTGGAATGACTCGGGGGATTTATCAGAGATTAGGCCAGAATGAGAAGACTGAACCAGAAATGGATTTGGTCAAGGACATGCCACTAACAGAACCCAAGAGTTGCAGAGTTTTCTTTTGTGGTCAAGAATGTGCGG GCAAAACCACACTTTGTCATTCAATATCACAAAATTTCTCTGCTTCATCACTTCCCTACTTCGATCAAGTCAGAACAATTGTGAACCCAGTGGAGCAGGCTGTCAAGACAGCAGGAATGAAGATAAAAACTTTCAAGGATGAGGATACAAGGATTTCAATATGGAACCTTGCTGGTCAGCATGAGTTTTTATCCCTCCATGATCTTATGTTCCCAGGGCATGGAAGTGCATCATTTTTCATCATCATATCAAGTTTATTCAGAAAACCAAGTAACAAAGAACCAAAAAGTTCAACTGAAATTGAAGAAGACCTGCAATATTGGCTCAGGTTCATAGTTTCCAACTCTAAAAGGGCAATACAACAATGCATGCTACCAAGTGTTGCTGTTGTACTCACacattttgataaaatcaaCCAACCATCACCAAATTTGCAGCACACAGTAGATTCAATTCAGAGATTGAGAGACAAGTTCCAAGGTTATGTTGAATTCTACCCAACTGTATTCACAGTTGATGCAAGATCATCAGCATCAGTTAGTAAACTCACTCATCATATCCGAAAGACAAGCAAGACAATTCTCCAAAGAGTGCCGCGAGTTTATCAACTTTGCAACGATTTGATACAGATTTTATCAGACTGGAGATCTGAGAACTACAACAAGCCAGCAATGAAGTGGAAGGAGTTTGGTGAGCTATGCCAAGTTAAAGTCCCGTCGTTGAGAATTCGATCAAGAAATGATAATAAAGAGAGGGTGGAAATGAAGAGAAGAGCTATTGCTACCTGTCTTCATCACATTGGTGAGGTGATTTACTTTGATGAGTTGGGGTTTCTAATTTTAGATTGTGAGTGGTTCTGTGGTGAGGCACTTGGTCAGCTGATAAAGTTGAATGTTAGGAAGCAACACTCCTCAGAAAACAATGGATTTGTTAGCAGGAAGGAACTGGAAAAAATCTTAAGAGGAAGTTTGCAGAGCCCTATTCCTGGTATGGGTTCAAAGGTATTTGAGAACTTAGATGCTAGTGACCTTGTGAGGATGATGTTAAAACTTGAACTCTGTTATGAGCAAGACCCATCAGATCCAAATTCTCTGCTATTGATTCCCTCAATTCTTGAAGAAGGAAGAGGAAAGCCTCAGAAGTGGCAGCTAAGCATGCAAGACTGTGTTTATGCGGGACGTCATCTTGAGTGTGATGATTCAAGCCACATGTTTCTAACTCCAGGATTCTTCCCTCGTTTACAG GTGCACCTTCACAACAGATTAGAGGCTTTAAAGGATCAACATGGGGCAACTTACAGTCTTGAGAAGTACCTCATTTTAATCAGCATTAATGGAATCTACATAAGAGTAGAACTTGGAGGGCAGTTGGGTTACTATATTGATGTCCTTGCATGCTCCACAAAAAACTTAACTGAAACTTTAAGAGTCATTAATCAACTTATAATCCCTGCGATCCAAAGCATTTGCCATGGGATCACCTTGACTGAAAATGTCATAAGACCTGAATGTGTGAGAAAATTGACACCCCCTAGATACAGAAAAACTCAATTTGCTTCCCTGCAGCAACTGAAACAAGCACTACTTTCACTTCCAGCAGATGGCATGTATGATTATCAACACACATGGAGTCCAGTCCTAGACTCTGGTAGGCCTATTCTCCAAGATGGATTTGATTTTGCGCGAGACCTTTTATCCGATGATGACTTCCGGGAAGTGTTGCACCGAAGGTATCATGACCTGTACAATCTTTCACTAGAGCTGCAAGTCCCACCTGAAAATAACCCTGAAGGGCAAGGTCAATCTGTAACCATGATTGATGAAGCTGCAAAGGTTGAACCAACCTTTGGTGGCATTGCAAAAGGGGTTGAAGCAGTTTTAGAAAGACTCAAGATTATTGAACAAGAAATCAGAGACTTGAAACAGGAAATCCAGGGGCTGAGATACTATGAACATAGACTTCTCCTTGAACTTCATCGCAAAGTGAACCACCTAGCAACCTTCAATGTCCAGGTTGAGGAGAGGAAAGTCCCCAACATGATCTATTTTGTTAAGACAGAAAACTACACAAGGAGACTGGTCACCACCATGCTTTCTGGCATGAATGCTCTCCGGCTCCACATGTTATGCGAGTTCCGGGGACAAATGCATGTTGTTGAAGATCAGATGGGGTGTGAAATCATGCAAGTCGATAATGCAGCCGTGAAGTCTTTGGCTCCATACATGAAGAAGTTCATGACACTGGTAACTTTAGCTCTTAAAATAGGAGCTCATCTTGCAGCTGGGATGGGGCAAATGATACCAGACTTGAGCAAGGAGGTGGCTCATTTGGCTGGCTCTTCGGTTCTGTATGGTGCAGCTGGGGCAACTGCAGCTGGTGTTGTAGGGGCAGCCGCTATAGGTAGCAGAAACAGGTCCAGGGAAGGTTCAAGGGACATTCAACAAGACTTAAGAGCAGCACAGCAATGGGTGGTTGATTTCTTAAGGGAAAGAAGCTGCTCCTCAGGGAAGGATATTGCAGAGAAGTTTGGACTGTGGCGAGTAAGGTATAGGGACAATGGTCAAATTGCATGGATATGCAGGAGGCACATGTATGCCAGATCTGCAGAGATAATTGAAGTGCCTGTTTGA
- the LOC100804602 gene encoding uncharacterized protein, with protein sequence MDSPQSVVSPFRSSVLGEGEKHKSDVFSGNSSPLSKDIEVNGKEVVMSNVEEFLGVLDVYIHQARDIQNICIYHKQDVYAKISLTSNPETTMSTKTINGGGRNPVFNENLRIDVRTVDASLKCEIWMLSRVKNYLEDQLLGFALVPLSEVLVQNGKLEKEFSLSSTDLFHSPSGFVQLSLSYTGASPDVMAISAMPNKVATDGTVQDSDTSESLARDLDKIEFPDPKIVNEDHLMVSEYFGIRCEETQCSDSLATSDAENHSSEAGVQLVESFSACSVESVQPTKVDSPPSSVSTNGVSSPSVPANSESSDAAAAASKSPIQEQVSGTKEDKNVDAKDGESDSSCGVPIDSFPKPVVSVNIEPEPKVVQQDIVDMYMKSMQQFTESLAKMKLPMDLESEPTSSGNSTTEQKLQPSKSNNSRVFYGSRAFF encoded by the coding sequence ATGGATTCCCCACAATCTGTTGTGTCACCCTTCAGGAGCTCAGTGTTGGGTGAGGGTGAGAAGCACAAGTCTGATGTTTTCTCAGGAAACTCTAGTCCTTTGTCCAAGGACATTGAAGTGAATGGCAAGGAAGTAGTCATGTCAAATGTAGAGGAGTTTCTTGGAGTGCTTGATGTTTACATACATCAAGCCAGGGACATTCAAAACATTTGCATATACCACAAGCAAGATGTTTATGCTAAGATTAGTCTGACCAGTAATCCTGAGACCACCATGTCTACCAAAACCATCAATGGAGGAGGAAGGAACCCTGTTTTCAACGAGAATCTTCGTATTGATGTTAGGACTGTTGATGCATCTCTCAAGTGTGAGATATGGATGCTTAGCAGGGTGAAGAACTACCTTGAAGACCAGTTGCTTGGTTTTGCTTTGGTACCCTTGTCTGAAGTACTGGTCCAGAATGGGAAACTTGAGAAAGAGTTCTCTCTTTCTTCAACTGATCTATTCCATTCTCCTTCAGGTTTTGTTCAGTTGTCGCTTTCCTACACTGGTGCTTCACCTGATGTTATGGCAATTTCTGCAATGCCAAACAAGGTGGCCACAGATGGTACCGTGCAGGACTCAGATACGTCCGAGTCACTGGCCCGGGATTTAGACAAAATCGAGTTCCCAGATCCAAAGATTGTGAATGAAGACCACTTGATGGTTTCAGAATACTTCGGCATTCGGTGTGAGGAGACTCAGTGTTCTGATAGCTTGGCTACTTCTGATGCTGAAAATCACAGTTCCGAAGCCGGTGTTCAGCTTGTGGAAAGCTTCTCAGCATGCAGTGTTGAGTCTGTTCAGCCAACTAAGGTCGATTCCCCCCCTAGCAGTGTGTCGACAAATGGGGTTTCTTCCCCTTCTGTGCCAGCAAACTCAGAATCATCtgatgctgctgctgctgcttctAAGTCTCCCATTCAGGAGCAAGTTTCAGGCACCAAAGAGGACAAAAATGTGGATGCCAAAGATGGTGAGAGTGATTCCTCATGTGGGGTTCCTATTGATTCATTCCCTAAGCCTGTTGTGAGTGTGAACATTGAGCCTGAGCCAAAGGTTGTGCAGCAGGATATAGTAGACATGTACATGAAAAGCATGCAGCAATTCACTGAGTCGCTAGCAAAAATGAAGCTTCCGATGGACTTGGAAAGTGAACCAACCAGTTCAGGAAATTCAACCACTGAGCAGAAACTACAGCCATCAAAGAGCAATAATTCCCGCGTGTTTTATGGCAGCAGAGCTTTCTTCTGA